In the Paenibacillus sp. FSL R7-0337 genome, AAAAAACGCCCTGCCTGGTCAATGGTGCTTGCGCAGATTGTAAATCGGATGATTGTATCTGTTCTTACATCGTCGAAACAAGAATGTGTAAAACAGCGGGGAGAATTAAGGTTATCCTCGTTGGTGAATCTTTGGGATTTTGAAAAAGAACTAATAGCGGCTTTAGGGTAGGAGAATCTCCTCTATCCCAAGCCGTTTTTTCTATTTGGGAGGAAAGTTGATCTAAAGTTAGACTGAATAGCAGACTCAGAATATACTGATAGGAGCAGCATTAGAAAAAAGTTCGGAGGCAACCATCTAAATGACAACTGTGCGAAAACAACTGGAGCGGACGACAGATGCAGAAGAGAGAATAATCATGGCCCATTACAATGATCAAACGGTCAGAGTCTACCAAGCATATAATCATAAAATTGCAGATGAGGTATCAGAGTTTGGGCAATTCGGGCCTTCTTTCAAGATAGATAGAATGACCTGGATCAAGCCTTCTTTCTTATGGATGATGTACCGGTCAGGGTGGGCGACCAAAACGGATCAGGAGCGGATATTGGCGATTGATATTACCAGAGAGGGCTTCAATCATATTTTGTCTCAGGTGGTGCTGTCCTCATATGATCCTGACTTGTATGCTTCCCAAGAGGAGTGGCAGACGAAGTTACAAGCTTCCCAAGTGAGATGCCAATGGGACCCGGATAGAGATATCCATGGGAACAAATTGCCGCGAAGAGCCATTCAGTTAGGTCTCAGGGGCGATATGGTGCATAAATTCATCTACGAATGCATAGTAGAAATCACTGATATTACTGAGTTTGTAATCGATACCAGAGAGGCGATACAATCCGGGAAGTTCAGCACGGGGGTGTTGCCGAAGGAGACCCCGTATCCTGTGGAGAATTCTATTCAAAGAACTTTAGGGATACTTATGTGAAAATGATTTACCTTCAATCCCTATCAATTGAACTTGGGAATTTAAGTTAAGGGAAAGTGGCGGAGGGGAATTTTGGAACTGTAGGAGCGGTTGCGACCGCCTTTGTCTGCGGATTTCAACCGTTATAACGGTATAAAATCATGAAATCTGCAGAAGGGCAGCGGCCGGAAGTCCAAAACTTCTCTGGAGTCACTGATAATCCCAAAACATAAAATTCATTAGTTCAATCTATATAGCTGTAATTGCACAAAAGACAAGGAGAACCCATGAACATTAGAGTGTTGATCGTAGAGGATGACCCGATGGTGGCGAAGTTTAACCGGCATTATCTGGAGCAGGTTGCGGGCTTTGAGTATGCGGGCTGGGCGGCGACAGGGGATGAGGCGATGACTATGCTGGAGAAGGAGCAGGTAGATCTGGTGCTGCTGGATATTTATATGCCGCGTGTCAGCGGGCTGCAGCTGCTATCTGCTCTGCGGGAGCAGGGGAGCAAGGTGGATATCATTGTGATCTCCGCCGCCAGCGACAATGCCAGCATCCGCAAGGCGCTGCAGAACGGGGCCGTGGATTATTTGATCAAGCCGTTCGAGTTTGCCCGTTTTCAGGCGGCCTTGTCGGCGTATCGTGAAGATTATAAGCTGATGCACAAGGAGCATCTCAGCCAGGAGCAGCTGGATAAGCTGCTGCGGCATTCGCTCGGGACGGAAGAGGAGAAGACCGCTGCCCTGCCGCTGCCCAAGGGACTTGCCGAAGGCACACTGGAGAGCATCTGGAGCACGATTAACCTGCTGGAGAGC is a window encoding:
- a CDS encoding DUF4291 domain-containing protein produces the protein MTTVRKQLERTTDAEERIIMAHYNDQTVRVYQAYNHKIADEVSEFGQFGPSFKIDRMTWIKPSFLWMMYRSGWATKTDQERILAIDITREGFNHILSQVVLSSYDPDLYASQEEWQTKLQASQVRCQWDPDRDIHGNKLPRRAIQLGLRGDMVHKFIYECIVEITDITEFVIDTREAIQSGKFSTGVLPKETPYPVENSIQRTLGILM
- a CDS encoding response regulator, which produces MNIRVLIVEDDPMVAKFNRHYLEQVAGFEYAGWAATGDEAMTMLEKEQVDLVLLDIYMPRVSGLQLLSALREQGSKVDIIVISAASDNASIRKALQNGAVDYLIKPFEFARFQAALSAYREDYKLMHKEHLSQEQLDKLLRHSLGTEEEKTAALPLPKGLAEGTLESIWSTINLLESPVFSTEDISSHAPISRISVRKYLAFLTEAGILEMELSYGAVGRPVYMYKVRPEGHELIRKYL